From Polynucleobacter sp. MWH-Braz-FAM2G, a single genomic window includes:
- the era gene encoding GTPase Era, whose translation MGKSTLLNALVGQKISITSRKAQTTRHRILGIQNREEAQFIFIDTPGFQTRLMNTLNKALNRTVTTALQDVNVVCFVVEAGYFGEDDKKVLKLLPDDLPVVLVLNKLDLFNSKFQAPSERDQALLSFIKEMARPWCELGGHEDQKCEFAEIVPMSAKSPGDIERLLDVLEGYLPEAPAVYDGDTITDRSERFLAAEILREKVFRFTGEELPYTSTVVIDQFRMDGKMRRIAATILVDRDSHKAMIIGQKGERLKKISTDARIDMEKLFDGKVFLETWVKVKRGWADDRAELRAQGLE comes from the coding sequence ATGGGCAAATCAACCTTGCTCAATGCGCTAGTTGGTCAAAAAATTAGCATTACCTCGCGTAAGGCGCAAACTACTCGTCATCGGATTTTAGGGATTCAGAATCGGGAAGAAGCGCAATTTATTTTTATCGATACGCCTGGTTTTCAAACGCGCTTGATGAATACCTTGAACAAGGCGCTGAACCGAACTGTCACCACTGCTTTACAGGATGTGAATGTGGTCTGCTTTGTGGTTGAAGCTGGCTACTTTGGTGAAGACGATAAGAAAGTATTGAAGCTACTCCCGGATGATTTGCCGGTGGTTCTAGTTCTAAATAAGCTGGACTTATTTAATAGCAAATTTCAAGCGCCCTCTGAGCGTGATCAAGCATTGTTGAGTTTTATTAAGGAAATGGCTCGCCCTTGGTGTGAGTTGGGTGGTCATGAGGATCAGAAGTGTGAGTTTGCTGAAATCGTTCCCATGAGTGCAAAGAGTCCAGGTGATATCGAAAGATTGCTGGATGTCCTTGAGGGGTATCTACCTGAAGCTCCAGCTGTTTACGACGGCGATACTATTACGGATCGTAGCGAGCGTTTCTTGGCAGCTGAAATTCTGCGTGAAAAAGTGTTTCGCTTTACGGGCGAAGAGTTGCCTTACACCAGCACTGTAGTGATTGATCAATTTAGGATGGATGGCAAAATGCGTCGCATAGCGGCGACCATTTTGGTCGATCGCGACAGTCACAAGGCAATGATTATTGGGCAAAAGGGCGAGCGCCTCAAAAAGATTTCAACGGATGCTCGTATCGATATGGAGAAGCTTTTCGACGGCAAGGTTTTCTTGGAGACCTGGGTCAAAGTGAAGCGTGGCTGGGCGGATGATCGTGCCGAACTTCGGGCGCAAGGGTTGGAATAA
- the recO gene encoding DNA repair protein RecO, which produces MASIRVADEPAFVLHSIPYKETSLILDVFTRQYGRMALIAKGAKRPHSTLRPVLQRFQPLLVSWSGKSELRTLTKSEWVGGMPSLVGDALLCGFYLNELLVKFLAREDDYEKLYDRYAETINALSNLEFGSKGLEEILRPFELSLLQETGYAAALDRCVETNEMPIAHEQYVYQPERGVRPIQVDDPGHWPVLTGKSLLAIAVGDFSDPDTLSESKQLMRFLLGLHLQDQVLTTRQILIDLKKI; this is translated from the coding sequence ATGGCTTCGATTCGCGTTGCTGACGAGCCTGCCTTTGTATTGCACAGCATCCCCTATAAAGAAACAAGCTTAATACTGGACGTTTTTACTCGGCAGTATGGACGCATGGCCTTGATCGCCAAGGGTGCTAAACGTCCGCATTCAACTCTTAGGCCTGTATTGCAACGCTTCCAACCACTTCTGGTTTCTTGGAGTGGTAAATCTGAACTCCGTACCCTAACTAAATCTGAGTGGGTCGGTGGCATGCCATCCTTGGTGGGTGACGCTTTGCTCTGCGGGTTTTATTTAAATGAATTGCTAGTCAAGTTTTTAGCGCGTGAGGATGATTACGAAAAGTTGTATGACCGCTATGCGGAAACAATTAACGCTTTATCTAATCTAGAATTTGGGTCAAAGGGCTTAGAAGAAATTTTGCGCCCATTTGAGTTATCGCTTCTTCAAGAGACGGGGTATGCGGCGGCCCTTGATCGTTGTGTTGAAACTAATGAAATGCCTATTGCCCATGAGCAGTATGTATACCAACCAGAGCGAGGTGTTCGTCCTATTCAGGTGGACGATCCAGGGCATTGGCCAGTACTCACTGGAAAATCGCTATTAGCAATTGCCGTGGGAGATTTTTCTGATCCAGACACGCTTTCAGAAAGCAAGCAATTGATGCGTTTTTTGCTAGGCTTGCATTTGCAAGATCAGGTTTTAACAACTCGTCAAATTTTGATTGATTTAAAGAAAATCTAG
- the pdxJ gene encoding pyridoxine 5'-phosphate synthase: protein MKRPPTLELGINIDHIATLRNARGTVYPDPLKAAQLAEEAGADLITLHLREDRRHIKDADLFALRPLIQTRMNLECAVTPEMIDIACKVRPHDVCLVPEKREEVTTEGGLDVLGHFEATKAATKKLVDVGIRVSLFIDPEEKQIQAAKDVGATVVELHTGRYADLSGADQVKELERIRKAAIFGKSIGLRVNAGHGLNEGNVMPIAAIKELSELNIGHAIVAEAVFKGWQNAIEDMKALMVRGRNPDHVPTV from the coding sequence ATGAAGCGCCCCCCAACCCTAGAGCTCGGAATTAATATTGATCATATTGCTACGCTGCGTAATGCGCGTGGCACGGTATATCCCGATCCATTAAAGGCGGCACAACTGGCAGAAGAGGCTGGCGCTGATTTAATTACTTTGCATTTACGTGAAGACCGACGCCATATTAAAGATGCAGATTTATTTGCCCTGAGACCATTGATACAAACACGCATGAATCTCGAATGTGCAGTCACGCCTGAGATGATCGATATTGCTTGTAAGGTGCGTCCTCATGATGTGTGCTTAGTACCAGAGAAGCGTGAGGAAGTGACAACCGAGGGCGGTCTGGATGTATTGGGTCATTTTGAAGCCACTAAAGCAGCAACCAAAAAGTTGGTTGATGTTGGGATTCGGGTGTCATTATTTATTGATCCTGAAGAAAAGCAAATTCAGGCTGCTAAGGACGTTGGTGCAACTGTGGTGGAGTTACACACTGGCCGTTATGCGGATTTATCGGGAGCAGATCAAGTTAAAGAATTGGAACGTATTCGGAAGGCAGCTATCTTTGGCAAAAGCATTGGTCTTAGGGTCAATGCTGGTCATGGGTTAAATGAAGGTAATGTCATGCCCATCGCAGCCATCAAAGAGTTATCCGAGCTTAATATTGGGCACGCGATTGTGGCTGAAGCTGTATTCAAGGGTTGGCAAAATGCAATTGAGGATATGAAAGCCTTGATGGTTCGCGGTCGCAACCCAGATCATGTGCCAACTGTTTAG
- the acpS gene encoding holo-ACP synthase: protein MIIGIGTDILQIERLQAAYERTKGRLAEKILGPDEMVIFQHRLARNHKRGMAFLATRFAAKEAFSKAIGLGMRMPMTWRSLQTLNESSGKPVTSYLGKLAQFMQEKNWEAHVTVSDEQDMAIAHVIVTQK, encoded by the coding sequence ATGATCATTGGAATTGGAACCGATATTCTTCAAATTGAGCGTTTGCAAGCGGCCTACGAGCGCACTAAAGGACGCCTAGCTGAAAAAATTTTAGGCCCTGATGAGATGGTGATATTTCAGCATCGTTTGGCTAGAAATCACAAACGTGGCATGGCTTTCTTGGCAACCCGTTTTGCAGCCAAAGAAGCATTTTCAAAAGCAATCGGCTTGGGTATGAGGATGCCAATGACATGGCGCTCGCTGCAAACTTTAAATGAATCAAGTGGAAAACCTGTGACAAGCTATTTGGGAAAGTTAGCTCAATTTATGCAAGAGAAGAATTGGGAGGCTCATGTAACAGTCAGTGATGAGCAAGATATGGCGATTGCTCATGTAATCGTTACTCAAAAGTAA
- the nagZ gene encoding beta-N-acetylhexosaminidase, with protein MSKSIMAPGPVTLDVIGLELNAEDRRRILHPLTGGVILFGRNFSNRQQLTKLTASIKKLRPDVLISIDHEGGRVQRCRADGFTHLPAMRKLGDLWGVKNKSTHPAESAAIAMAAATACGYVLASELRACGVDFSFTPVLDLDFGRSGVIGDRSFSRDPQIVFALAKSLNEGLRLGGMANCGKHFPGHGWAEADSHVAIPVDERSLKQILNDDAKPYEWLDLSLAAVMPAHVIYPKVDKNPAGFSKIWLHSILRQELGFEGVIFSDDLSMEGASVAGSVVKGAEMALDAGCDAVLICNRPDLADQLLSKLKVSKAKQEESKERLNKLMPTAISPAWDALQSESEYQHAKGLLQQLDLID; from the coding sequence ATGAGCAAATCAATCATGGCGCCTGGGCCAGTCACTTTAGATGTCATTGGTCTTGAGTTAAATGCTGAAGATCGTCGTCGCATCCTCCACCCTCTTACTGGAGGTGTAATCTTATTCGGTAGAAACTTTTCTAATCGTCAGCAACTGACTAAATTAACAGCCTCTATTAAAAAGCTACGTCCTGATGTTTTGATTTCAATCGATCATGAGGGTGGGCGTGTGCAGCGCTGTAGAGCAGATGGTTTTACCCATTTACCAGCAATGCGTAAGCTAGGTGACTTGTGGGGGGTAAAAAACAAATCAACGCATCCTGCTGAATCTGCTGCAATCGCTATGGCTGCGGCGACTGCTTGTGGGTATGTGCTTGCCTCTGAATTGCGCGCATGCGGAGTTGACTTTAGTTTTACCCCAGTATTGGATTTAGACTTTGGCCGCAGTGGCGTGATTGGAGATCGATCATTTAGTCGCGATCCTCAAATTGTCTTTGCGTTGGCGAAGAGTTTAAATGAGGGTTTGCGCCTCGGGGGAATGGCTAACTGTGGAAAACATTTTCCCGGGCATGGTTGGGCTGAAGCAGATTCTCATGTGGCCATACCAGTGGATGAGCGTAGCTTAAAGCAAATTCTGAATGATGATGCCAAGCCATATGAATGGTTGGATTTAAGCTTGGCAGCTGTGATGCCAGCTCACGTAATTTATCCGAAGGTGGATAAAAATCCAGCGGGTTTTTCAAAGATCTGGCTTCACTCCATCTTGCGACAAGAGTTGGGATTTGAAGGCGTAATCTTTAGTGACGATCTTTCGATGGAAGGTGCCAGTGTTGCAGGGTCGGTAGTTAAGGGCGCTGAAATGGCCTTGGATGCTGGCTGCGATGCAGTGTTGATCTGTAACCGTCCGGACTTAGCAGATCAGCTTTTGAGTAAGCTTAAGGTATCAAAAGCTAAGCAGGAAGAATCAAAAGAGCGTTTAAATAAATTAATGCCAACTGCAATATCACCTGCTTGGGATGCACTTCAAAGCGAGTCTGAATATCAGCATGCCAAAGGTTTGCTGCAGCAGTTAGACTTGATTGACTAG
- a CDS encoding GNAT family N-acetyltransferase: protein MNSNLPLKISRLAISELPQLIDCVRRCYGDTYPNTIMYNIDQLQEIIESKLMHSVVAKLDDGQIIGHCALTFDGAHNVSPEAGKMMVDPNFRGRHIAEIMAKKRIEIAQELSLPGFWTECVTNHPYSQHEMIAFNAKETGLFIGDTPATISMKGLENHPDTRMSLLAFYLPLNDRPHTIYIPSQHIEHAQSLALDLNLPRKIVSTNLRANGATTFHTVVNSSIQTANIAIDRIGGDLIAAVKHELRKLETMKLASIYLDIPIEQEAAANAYIELESIGFFWGSWMPNFSTKGDSLRLQKIYQPVDVETIVCARPQGYDIKKYVLSEWERISKK, encoded by the coding sequence ATGAATAGCAATCTTCCCTTGAAAATTTCTCGACTTGCAATTAGCGAATTACCGCAATTAATTGATTGCGTGCGTCGCTGTTATGGAGATACTTATCCCAACACCATCATGTACAACATCGACCAACTACAAGAAATTATCGAGAGTAAGTTGATGCACTCAGTCGTCGCTAAACTTGATGATGGTCAAATCATTGGACACTGTGCGCTAACCTTTGATGGCGCCCACAACGTTTCGCCAGAAGCAGGAAAAATGATGGTGGATCCCAATTTCAGGGGGCGCCACATTGCTGAAATCATGGCAAAAAAAAGAATCGAGATTGCCCAAGAACTCTCTTTACCAGGATTTTGGACAGAGTGTGTTACCAATCACCCGTATAGCCAGCATGAAATGATCGCATTTAATGCAAAGGAAACGGGATTATTTATTGGGGATACGCCTGCAACTATTTCCATGAAGGGATTGGAAAATCACCCAGATACCCGCATGTCATTATTGGCATTTTATTTGCCACTCAATGACCGTCCGCATACGATCTATATTCCATCTCAGCATATCGAACATGCTCAATCATTAGCACTTGATTTAAATCTGCCACGCAAAATAGTGAGTACTAATTTAAGGGCGAACGGCGCAACAACCTTTCATACCGTAGTGAATTCCAGCATCCAAACCGCTAACATTGCTATTGATCGCATTGGTGGTGATTTAATCGCCGCAGTAAAACATGAGCTTCGAAAACTAGAGACCATGAAGCTTGCCTCAATCTATTTAGATATCCCTATTGAGCAAGAGGCAGCAGCAAATGCCTATATTGAACTCGAAAGTATTGGGTTTTTTTGGGGATCTTGGATGCCAAATTTTTCTACCAAAGGTGATTCACTCAGACTCCAGAAAATTTATCAGCCCGTCGATGTAGAGACTATTGTTTGCGCAAGACCACAAGGATATGACATTAAAAAATATGTTCTCTCCGAATGGGAGAGAATTAGCAAAAAATAG